A single genomic interval of Methyloceanibacter caenitepidi harbors:
- the ypfJ gene encoding KPN_02809 family neutral zinc metallopeptidase: MRWRGQRQSENVEDRRGSGGGVFRFPLPGGGGMRFPSSGGGGGKGGGIGLLGLLIILGLVLFFGFDPGSLMQGSGPTGGSGSGFPDIRLPQQPRTTNLPAPGTQGQIAKPQSSSEDDLKSFVSVVLATTEDVWNNVFNQLGGRYREPRLVLFEGSVRSACGTGMSAMGPFYCPADEKVYIDLDFYRELKNRFRAPGDFAQAYVIAHEVGHHVQKVLGIADKVEAAKRRMGRRGGNALQVRMELQADCFAGVWAHQMQADKGLIEPGDIDEALQAASAIGDDRIQRQTQGYVVPDSFTHGSSEQRVRWFRRGFQSGQLQACDTFNTDQL, from the coding sequence ATGCGGTGGCGCGGCCAGCGGCAGAGCGAGAACGTTGAAGACCGGCGCGGGAGTGGCGGCGGGGTCTTCCGGTTTCCACTTCCCGGTGGCGGCGGGATGCGCTTTCCGTCGAGCGGCGGCGGTGGCGGCAAGGGTGGCGGCATCGGCCTCCTTGGCCTCCTGATAATCCTTGGTCTCGTGCTGTTTTTCGGGTTCGATCCCGGCTCCCTCATGCAAGGGTCTGGACCCACCGGCGGCAGCGGATCGGGCTTCCCCGATATTCGCCTGCCGCAGCAGCCTCGGACCACCAACCTTCCGGCGCCCGGCACGCAGGGCCAAATCGCCAAGCCCCAATCTTCGAGCGAAGACGATCTCAAGAGCTTCGTCTCGGTGGTTCTCGCGACCACGGAGGATGTTTGGAACAATGTCTTCAACCAGCTCGGCGGGAGATACAGGGAACCCCGGCTGGTCTTGTTCGAGGGCTCCGTTCGCTCTGCCTGCGGTACGGGCATGTCGGCCATGGGGCCTTTCTACTGCCCGGCGGACGAAAAAGTGTATATCGACCTCGATTTCTACCGTGAACTGAAGAACAGGTTCCGGGCCCCCGGCGACTTTGCACAGGCTTATGTGATCGCCCATGAGGTCGGGCACCACGTTCAGAAGGTTTTGGGAATTGCCGACAAGGTCGAGGCGGCGAAACGGCGGATGGGCCGCAGGGGCGGCAATGCCCTGCAGGTCCGCATGGAGTTACAGGCCGACTGCTTTGCCGGGGTTTGGGCCCACCAGATGCAGGCTGACAAAGGACTGATCGAGCCGGGCGATATCGACGAGGCTCTGCAAGCGGCCAGCGCCATCGGCGACGACCGTATTCAGCGCCAGACTCAAGGTTACGTGGTTCCCGATTCCTTCACCCATGGCTCGTCGGAACAACGGGTGCGCTGGTTTCGCCGCGGATTCCAGAGCGGTCAGCTTCAAGCCTGTGATACGTTCAACACTGATCAACTATAG
- a CDS encoding DUF502 domain-containing protein translates to MTNSDDKNADQNPEHHDPDFPGLDEDDHSLFGALEPTSSHFLARLRGYFLTGLIIVGPVAITIYVVWWFINLVDGWVKPLIPNSYLPDNFLPFNVPGVGLVFGIVGLMLIGALAANLFGRTVVSYGVILLDRMPVVRGVYRLLKQIFTTVFSKQGTSFKRVGLIEFPRKGLYVIVFVSGDPPGEVKEKLNGEELMTVFMPNAPNPTTGFVMFMPAKDVILLDMAIDDGAKLVISAGLVAPKQSKLKQLAEQVKKKQGAPTVVPPKEEEPAA, encoded by the coding sequence ATGACCAATTCAGACGACAAGAACGCGGACCAGAACCCCGAGCACCACGATCCCGATTTTCCGGGTCTCGACGAAGACGATCACAGCCTGTTCGGCGCGCTCGAGCCGACATCCTCGCATTTCCTGGCGCGGCTTCGCGGCTACTTCCTCACGGGCCTCATCATCGTCGGGCCCGTGGCGATCACCATCTATGTGGTGTGGTGGTTCATCAACCTGGTCGACGGGTGGGTAAAGCCGCTCATTCCGAACTCGTACCTGCCGGACAACTTCCTGCCGTTCAATGTGCCGGGCGTCGGTCTGGTCTTCGGCATCGTCGGCCTGATGCTCATCGGCGCGCTGGCCGCGAACCTGTTCGGCCGGACCGTCGTGAGCTACGGCGTCATCCTGCTCGACCGCATGCCGGTCGTGCGCGGCGTGTACCGGCTCCTAAAGCAGATCTTCACCACGGTCTTCTCGAAGCAGGGGACGTCCTTCAAGCGCGTGGGCCTCATCGAGTTCCCCCGGAAGGGCCTCTATGTGATCGTGTTCGTGTCCGGCGATCCGCCCGGTGAGGTCAAGGAGAAGCTCAACGGTGAGGAACTCATGACCGTCTTTATGCCCAACGCGCCGAACCCCACGACTGGTTTCGTGATGTTCATGCCCGCAAAGGACGTGATCCTGCTCGACATGGCCATCGACGACGGCGCCAAGCTCGTCATCTCCGCCGGCCTCGTGGCGCCGAAGCAGAGCAAGCTGAAACAGCTGGCCGAGCAGGTGAAGAAGAAGCAGGGGGCGCCAACGGTCGTACCCCCAAAAGAAGAAGAGCCCGCCGCGTAG
- a CDS encoding SPOR domain-containing protein: MARRRVGASGTVRTVVSVLWIALGGLSAYYLFTLFTGAAPAVSRTAQTAAPAPSAPTAAAPAAQAGLSAEQLGVIDANLQTLSQHLATLDKRLRPIESFIGPAAKLPPSNSVSTSAPRPLVKLEPLPKAAPAVSGAPSAPAPQAEPAPAPKPEAAAEPKPAPPPVAAAAPPAPPKPAMAAPEPPKPAVAETPAPPKPAEAAPPPPAPPVTAAAPPAAPAQTPVVEERTDVAALDPVALPPAANDGSTRYGIEIGSVEKRDELRPLWREYLTKHAALVAGLQPRRVRGPDNAWRLIAGPFANAQDAEGACSLFKRADRPCAATVFAGDAL; the protein is encoded by the coding sequence ATGGCACGACGGCGTGTTGGCGCGTCCGGTACGGTCCGGACCGTGGTCTCCGTACTGTGGATCGCCCTCGGCGGCCTCTCCGCATACTACCTGTTCACGCTTTTCACCGGCGCCGCACCGGCTGTCAGCCGGACGGCCCAGACGGCCGCGCCCGCGCCGTCTGCACCCACCGCGGCCGCGCCAGCCGCCCAAGCAGGCCTGTCGGCGGAACAACTGGGCGTTATCGACGCCAATCTCCAAACGCTTTCACAGCATCTTGCGACTTTGGACAAGCGGCTGCGCCCGATCGAGAGCTTCATTGGACCGGCCGCGAAACTGCCGCCCTCCAACTCCGTCTCGACATCGGCGCCGCGCCCGCTTGTCAAACTGGAACCGTTGCCTAAAGCCGCTCCTGCCGTTTCCGGCGCGCCCTCCGCGCCCGCGCCGCAAGCCGAGCCCGCTCCTGCACCGAAGCCTGAGGCTGCGGCGGAGCCGAAGCCGGCGCCGCCACCTGTCGCGGCTGCTGCCCCGCCAGCGCCGCCGAAGCCTGCCATGGCCGCGCCCGAACCGCCGAAGCCTGCCGTTGCCGAGACTCCCGCGCCCCCCAAACCGGCTGAAGCCGCACCGCCACCCCCTGCGCCTCCCGTCACGGCCGCGGCCCCACCCGCTGCACCGGCGCAGACTCCGGTCGTCGAGGAGCGCACCGATGTCGCGGCCTTGGATCCAGTCGCCCTGCCCCCGGCGGCCAATGACGGCTCCACGCGATACGGCATCGAAATAGGGAGCGTAGAAAAGCGCGACGAGCTGCGCCCGCTATGGCGAGAATATCTCACGAAACACGCGGCTCTGGTCGCAGGGCTTCAGCCCCGGCGCGTTCGCGGTCCGGACAATGCCTGGCGTCTGATTGCCGGGCCGTTCGCCAATGCCCAGGATGCCGAGGGCGCCTGCTCGCTGTTCAAGCGGGCGGACCGGCCCTGCGCGGCGACCGTCTTCGCCGGAGATGCTCTCTAG
- the glmU gene encoding bifunctional UDP-N-acetylglucosamine diphosphorylase/glucosamine-1-phosphate N-acetyltransferase GlmU, with amino-acid sequence MTQALAVVLAAGKGTRMKSDLPKVLHRLAGAPMLAHVLGAAVSAGVTRAALVIGPGMDAVGEAGLSIVPEAQVFVQANQMGTADAVKSAAPAYEAAGGPVLVLYGDTPLLRAETLKAVLGELEAGADLVVIGFEAADPTGYGRLLFDDKSRLAGIREEKDATPAERALTLCNSGIMAFRSGKTLVGLIARIGNDNAKGEYYLTDAVGLAYQDGLQTRVVLSNGEEVLGVNSRSELAVAEALVQRRLRAAAMEQGATLVAPETVFFSYDTVVGRDVLIEPNVIFGLGVTIEDGATVKGFCHFEQSRVGANVTIGPFARLRPGADLAPGSHVGNFVEIKNSHIAEGAKVNHLTYIGDATVGAKANVGAGTITCNYDGFAKHKTQIGAGAFIGSNSSLVAPVKIGDGAYIGSGSVISKDVPDDALALSRAKQEERDGWAAKVRERRNRDKSK; translated from the coding sequence ATGACACAGGCACTCGCCGTCGTCCTTGCCGCGGGCAAAGGCACCCGGATGAAGTCGGACCTGCCCAAGGTCCTCCATCGCCTGGCCGGTGCGCCCATGCTCGCGCACGTGCTCGGAGCCGCCGTGTCGGCGGGCGTTACGCGCGCGGCCCTCGTGATCGGCCCTGGCATGGATGCGGTCGGCGAGGCGGGCTTGTCGATCGTGCCCGAGGCCCAAGTCTTCGTACAGGCCAATCAAATGGGCACCGCCGATGCGGTGAAGTCGGCTGCGCCGGCCTACGAGGCGGCCGGCGGTCCCGTGCTGGTGCTTTACGGCGACACGCCGCTCCTGCGGGCCGAAACACTGAAGGCGGTCCTGGGCGAATTGGAAGCGGGCGCCGATCTCGTCGTCATCGGTTTCGAGGCGGCCGATCCGACCGGCTACGGCCGTCTGCTCTTCGACGACAAGAGCCGGCTTGCGGGCATTCGTGAAGAGAAAGACGCCACCCCCGCCGAGCGCGCGCTGACGCTCTGCAATTCGGGCATCATGGCCTTCCGCTCCGGGAAGACCCTGGTGGGACTCATCGCGCGCATCGGCAACGACAACGCTAAGGGCGAATACTATCTCACCGACGCGGTCGGGCTAGCGTATCAAGACGGGCTCCAGACGCGCGTGGTCCTGTCGAACGGCGAGGAGGTTCTCGGCGTCAACTCGAGGTCAGAGTTGGCAGTCGCCGAAGCGCTGGTACAGCGGCGGTTGCGCGCCGCCGCCATGGAGCAGGGCGCAACGTTGGTCGCTCCCGAGACCGTCTTCTTCAGCTATGACACCGTCGTCGGCCGCGATGTGCTCATCGAGCCCAATGTGATCTTCGGACTCGGCGTCACGATCGAAGACGGCGCGACCGTCAAAGGGTTCTGTCACTTCGAACAATCGCGGGTCGGTGCGAACGTGACCATCGGGCCGTTCGCGCGGCTGCGTCCGGGCGCCGATCTGGCGCCGGGGTCCCATGTGGGTAATTTCGTCGAGATCAAGAATTCGCACATCGCCGAAGGCGCGAAGGTCAATCACCTCACCTATATCGGCGACGCCACCGTGGGAGCGAAGGCCAATGTCGGCGCCGGAACCATTACCTGCAACTACGACGGCTTCGCCAAGCACAAGACACAAATCGGTGCGGGCGCGTTTATCGGATCCAACAGTTCGCTCGTCGCACCCGTCAAGATCGGCGACGGAGCCTATATCGGATCGGGCAGCGTGATCTCGAAGGACGTTCCCGACGATGCGTTGGCGCTATCGCGGGCAAAGCAGGAAGAACGCGACGGCTGGGCCGCGAAGGTTCGGGAGCGGCGCAACCGGGACAAGTCCAAATAG
- a CDS encoding DUF1254 domain-containing protein yields MRNVVLPAAMAAAVAATPAKAITQDEANAIATEAYAYLYSLVTMDLTRRQSTNVDKVSAFAGPENMFVNVPAYPTADMKTVVRPNFDTLYSAAWLDLTDEPMVISVPNTDGRYYLLPMLDMWTDVFVSPGWRTTGTEAQTLLVAPPGWRPDVREKLDEKLGLPKGTLRVDAPTPYVWIIGRIKTDGPDDYDAVHKIQDGLKLRPLSEVDNDDWKPAPKKIDPDIDMKTPPKTQVDTMSGEKFFTYAAELLKLHPPHFTDQPIISRMERLGLVRGESFDFENADPVVKAAITQAPKAAQELMAWKLPRLAEVVNYWSMNTDTMGVYGNYYLKRAIITQQGLGANVPEDAVYPLNFGDKDGKPLDGANNYTIHFDKDEIPPVDAFWSITLYDPKGFQVANPLNRFAVSNWMPFKYNDDGSLDLYFQNESPGKDKEANWLPAPKGPFNLTMRLYAPKSAALTGKWSPPPVTKAGAE; encoded by the coding sequence ATGCGAAACGTGGTTCTGCCCGCCGCCATGGCAGCGGCCGTGGCCGCGACACCGGCAAAGGCAATCACGCAGGACGAAGCCAATGCCATCGCGACTGAGGCCTATGCTTACCTCTACTCGCTGGTGACGATGGACCTGACTCGCCGGCAATCCACGAATGTGGACAAGGTCAGCGCGTTTGCGGGCCCCGAGAACATGTTCGTCAACGTACCGGCCTACCCCACGGCAGATATGAAGACGGTGGTGCGGCCGAACTTCGATACGCTCTATTCGGCTGCTTGGCTGGATCTCACCGACGAGCCGATGGTTATTTCCGTGCCGAACACCGATGGCCGGTACTATCTCCTGCCCATGCTCGATATGTGGACCGACGTTTTCGTTTCCCCGGGCTGGCGCACCACGGGCACCGAGGCGCAGACGCTTCTTGTTGCGCCGCCTGGCTGGCGCCCCGACGTTCGGGAGAAGCTCGACGAGAAACTAGGGTTGCCGAAGGGCACCCTGCGCGTTGACGCGCCGACGCCGTATGTCTGGATTATCGGGCGCATCAAGACGGATGGTCCAGACGACTACGATGCGGTCCATAAAATTCAGGACGGACTCAAGCTCCGGCCCTTGTCCGAGGTCGACAACGACGACTGGAAACCGGCACCGAAGAAGATCGATCCCGATATCGACATGAAGACGCCGCCCAAGACCCAGGTCGACACGATGTCGGGCGAGAAGTTCTTCACGTATGCGGCCGAGCTTCTGAAGCTGCACCCGCCGCACTTCACCGATCAGCCGATCATTTCCCGCATGGAGCGCCTCGGCCTTGTGCGCGGCGAGAGCTTTGACTTCGAAAACGCCGATCCGGTCGTCAAGGCGGCCATCACGCAAGCGCCGAAGGCGGCGCAAGAGCTGATGGCGTGGAAGCTGCCGAGACTGGCCGAAGTCGTGAACTACTGGTCGATGAACACCGACACGATGGGAGTCTACGGCAATTACTATCTGAAACGCGCCATCATCACGCAACAGGGCCTGGGGGCCAACGTACCGGAAGATGCCGTCTATCCGCTGAACTTCGGCGACAAAGACGGTAAGCCCTTGGACGGCGCCAACAACTACACGATCCACTTCGACAAGGACGAGATTCCCCCCGTCGACGCGTTCTGGTCCATCACGCTGTACGACCCGAAAGGCTTCCAGGTTGCCAATCCGCTGAACCGGTTCGCCGTCTCGAACTGGATGCCGTTCAAGTACAACGACGACGGATCGCTCGATCTGTACTTCCAGAACGAGAGCCCTGGGAAGGACAAGGAAGCGAACTGGCTGCCGGCGCCCAAGGGTCCGTTCAACCTGACCATGCGTCTCTACGCGCCGAAGTCTGCCGCGCTGACAGGCAAGTGGTCGCCGCCGCCTGTGACGAAGGCGGGCGCGGAATAA
- a CDS encoding amino acid ABC transporter substrate-binding protein, protein MAAAFFAVSAHVWGVADASDDEVVLGTTLPLTGAHRRSGANTKNGYELAIRQVNGRGGIVVRGKRYRLKARYYDDNSDPLQAQELIDRLIHTDGVKFILGPYHGGQNRAVLTTIERNRVPMVDAHSVPRKQGARGSTYSFAVAATPDQYFTPALEFAAAFAEKFGKAANGLRIGMATEDDTFSREVRAGILSDVRRLGIACIIDDQLPENFESMAATLDKVKKLKPDIFLVSGHDETAVTAVTEIEKSGAGLPMVAVTHCETARLAQSGNRSSNFVFCPVQWDRAAKHKGALFGTSEEFARLYEKTFNDEPTSVAAQAAAAVYVFADAFKRAQSFEPEEVRDAISATDLDTFFGHIKFDAQGTNSKKSLMLTQIIDGDYVLIAPHAWAEQEPVITKPAVTDQAP, encoded by the coding sequence GTGGCCGCAGCGTTTTTCGCTGTCTCGGCCCATGTCTGGGGCGTGGCCGACGCGTCGGACGATGAAGTTGTTCTTGGCACGACGCTGCCGTTGACGGGGGCCCACCGTCGCAGCGGGGCCAATACCAAAAATGGATACGAACTCGCCATCCGCCAGGTGAATGGGCGGGGCGGGATTGTCGTGCGCGGAAAGCGCTATCGCCTTAAGGCGCGCTACTACGACGACAACTCGGATCCCTTGCAGGCGCAGGAACTGATCGACCGTCTGATTCACACGGACGGCGTAAAGTTCATCCTCGGCCCGTATCACGGTGGGCAAAATCGCGCCGTGCTGACGACGATCGAGCGCAACCGTGTTCCCATGGTCGACGCGCATTCGGTTCCGCGGAAGCAAGGCGCCCGGGGCAGCACCTATTCTTTCGCCGTCGCCGCGACGCCAGATCAATACTTCACACCCGCGCTGGAATTCGCTGCTGCTTTTGCCGAGAAGTTCGGAAAGGCCGCGAACGGGCTGAGGATCGGCATGGCGACCGAGGACGATACGTTCTCGCGCGAAGTGCGCGCCGGCATCCTGTCCGATGTTCGGCGACTCGGCATTGCTTGCATCATCGACGACCAATTGCCCGAGAACTTCGAGAGCATGGCCGCGACGTTGGATAAGGTGAAAAAGCTCAAGCCCGACATTTTTTTGGTGTCGGGGCACGACGAGACGGCCGTGACGGCGGTAACCGAAATCGAGAAATCAGGCGCAGGCTTGCCGATGGTTGCGGTGACCCATTGCGAAACCGCGCGACTCGCACAGTCGGGTAATCGCTCCTCCAACTTCGTCTTTTGCCCGGTGCAATGGGATCGCGCGGCGAAGCACAAGGGTGCTCTGTTCGGGACGAGCGAAGAATTCGCGCGTCTATACGAGAAGACCTTCAATGATGAGCCGACGTCCGTCGCGGCCCAGGCCGCGGCTGCGGTCTACGTTTTTGCCGATGCATTCAAGCGTGCGCAAAGTTTTGAGCCTGAAGAAGTGCGGGACGCGATCTCGGCCACCGACCTCGATACGTTTTTCGGACACATCAAGTTCGACGCTCAAGGCACGAACAGCAAGAAGTCGTTGATGCTCACGCAGATCATCGACGGAGATTATGTGCTCATCGCACCGCATGCCTGGGCGGAGCAGGAGCCGGTCATCACGAAACCGGCGGTCACCGATCAAGCGCCATAG
- the mctP gene encoding monocarboxylate uptake permease MctP: protein MNFDLTATIVFVALFVFVTWVGFVAARWRKADLDQLHEWGLGGRRFGTIVTWFLLGGDLYTAYTFIAVPALVFGVGAMGFFAVPYTIMIYPILFLVFPRLWVIARREGHVTAADYIRFRFNSRLLALAVAMTGLVATMPYIALQLVGMEVVIGALGFDTQGFAGHIPLIIAFIILAAFTYTSGLRAPALIAVVKDMLIFVTIFAAIVIIPAKLGGYGAIFDAVPQAKLTLTPPTGDSLGNFSAYVTLALGSALALFLYPHSMTGILSASSGRVIRRNAAALSAYSFILGLIALLGYMAIAAGVDKNPLHAAGFERYGANFAVPALFLDMFPSWFVGVAFAAVAIGALVPAAIMSIACANLFTRNLYKEYWRPHCSDAEEARVAKIVSLVVKVGAVVFILAIPTSYAIQLQLLGGIWIIQLLPPILLGLFTRGFNAHALLLGWAAGTAVGTYMAASRGFVSSIYPFEVLGLTVPGYAALYSVIVNLLVAVALSPVLDRLWPQAEPLDRAPIRR from the coding sequence GTGAACTTCGACCTGACCGCGACCATCGTCTTTGTAGCCCTGTTCGTTTTCGTCACTTGGGTCGGCTTCGTCGCCGCGCGTTGGCGGAAAGCGGATCTCGATCAGTTGCACGAATGGGGACTCGGAGGCCGCCGCTTCGGCACGATCGTGACGTGGTTCCTCCTCGGGGGCGATCTCTACACGGCCTACACCTTCATCGCCGTGCCCGCGCTCGTGTTCGGTGTGGGCGCGATGGGCTTCTTCGCCGTGCCCTATACGATCATGATCTATCCGATCCTGTTTCTGGTGTTCCCGCGTCTGTGGGTCATCGCCAGACGGGAAGGGCATGTGACGGCGGCGGACTATATCCGCTTCCGCTTCAACTCGCGTTTACTGGCGCTGGCGGTCGCCATGACGGGTCTCGTCGCGACCATGCCCTATATCGCGTTGCAGCTCGTCGGCATGGAAGTAGTGATCGGCGCGCTCGGTTTCGACACGCAAGGCTTTGCCGGACACATCCCGCTCATCATCGCCTTCATCATCCTGGCCGCCTTCACCTATACGAGCGGCCTGCGCGCGCCGGCGCTGATCGCCGTGGTGAAGGATATGCTCATCTTCGTCACCATCTTTGCGGCGATCGTGATTATCCCGGCCAAGCTCGGCGGCTACGGCGCGATCTTCGATGCGGTCCCGCAAGCCAAGCTGACCCTGACGCCACCCACCGGCGACTCGCTCGGCAATTTCAGCGCCTACGTGACCCTGGCGCTCGGCTCGGCGCTGGCGCTGTTCCTGTATCCGCATTCGATGACGGGGATTTTGAGCGCCTCGAGCGGCCGGGTCATTCGGCGCAACGCCGCCGCGCTCTCGGCCTATTCCTTCATTCTGGGCTTGATCGCGCTGCTGGGCTACATGGCCATCGCGGCCGGCGTCGATAAGAACCCGCTTCACGCGGCCGGCTTCGAACGCTACGGGGCAAATTTCGCCGTGCCCGCGCTGTTTCTCGACATGTTTCCAAGTTGGTTCGTGGGCGTCGCTTTCGCCGCGGTGGCCATCGGCGCGCTCGTGCCCGCGGCGATCATGTCCATCGCCTGCGCAAACCTGTTCACCCGCAATCTCTATAAGGAGTATTGGCGGCCGCACTGCAGCGACGCGGAGGAAGCGCGTGTCGCCAAGATCGTGTCGCTCGTGGTGAAGGTGGGCGCGGTCGTCTTCATTCTGGCGATCCCCACCAGCTATGCGATCCAATTGCAGCTCCTCGGCGGCATCTGGATCATTCAGCTTCTGCCGCCGATCCTGCTCGGATTGTTTACGCGGGGCTTCAACGCGCACGCATTGTTGCTTGGCTGGGCGGCCGGCACCGCGGTGGGCACGTACATGGCCGCCAGCCGCGGCTTCGTGTCCTCCATCTACCCGTTCGAGGTGCTCGGACTAACGGTCCCCGGCTATGCGGCGCTCTACTCGGTCATCGTGAATCTTCTCGTGGCCGTGGCGTTGAGTCCCGTGCTGGATCGCCTTTGGCCGCAGGCCGAACCGCTCGACCGGGCCCCGATTCGCCGGTAG
- the glmS gene encoding glutamine--fructose-6-phosphate transaminase (isomerizing) translates to MCGIVGVLGKGPVAELLVDALKRLEYRGYDSTGIATVGARDIERRRAEGKLRNLEALLSSEPLAGNAGIGHTRWATHGKPSEANAHPHMTDDVAVVHNGIIENFRELKAELQAEGAAFTSDTDTEVIAHLITRELRDGKDPIAAVHKVLSQLQGAFALAMIFKGYDDLMIAARQGSPLAIGYGNGEMFVGSDAIALAPFTDNIAYLEDGDWAVVTREGVTIHGRDGAVVERGVVKSAATGLIVDKGNFRHFMAKEIHEQPEVVGHTLAHYLDLASNQVALPDLPFDFASISRMSLSACGTAYYACLVAKYWFERWAKLPVDVDIASEFRYREIAMDPGGAALFVSQSGETADTLASLRYCREQDQHVLSVVNVRESSIARESDGVLPTLGGPEIGVASTKAFTCQLTVLACLAIAAGKARGTIGPELEAELVEALVEVPRHMAEVLRDESPYEELAHSLSKARDVLYLGRGTSYPIALEGALKLKEISYIHAEGYAAGELKHGPIALIDESVPVIVIAPRDELFDKTVSNMQEVAAREGKIVLVSDADPASAGCAVQTTLAVPTVHPFVSPLVYAVPVQLIAYYTAVFMGTDVDQPRNLAKSVTVE, encoded by the coding sequence ATGTGCGGAATTGTTGGCGTCCTCGGTAAAGGCCCCGTCGCCGAGCTGCTGGTCGATGCGCTGAAGCGCCTGGAATACCGTGGCTACGATTCGACGGGCATTGCGACCGTGGGCGCGCGCGATATCGAACGGCGCCGCGCCGAAGGCAAGTTGCGCAACCTGGAAGCTTTGCTGTCGAGCGAGCCGCTCGCGGGCAACGCCGGTATCGGCCATACCCGTTGGGCGACCCACGGGAAGCCGAGCGAGGCCAACGCTCATCCTCACATGACTGACGACGTGGCGGTCGTCCACAACGGCATAATCGAGAACTTCCGCGAGTTGAAGGCCGAGCTCCAGGCAGAGGGTGCCGCCTTCACGTCCGACACGGATACGGAGGTCATCGCGCATCTCATCACGCGCGAGCTGCGTGACGGCAAAGACCCCATCGCCGCGGTCCATAAGGTGCTGTCCCAACTTCAAGGCGCGTTCGCGCTCGCGATGATCTTCAAGGGCTACGACGATCTGATGATCGCCGCGCGGCAGGGCAGTCCCCTGGCTATCGGCTATGGGAACGGCGAGATGTTCGTGGGCTCCGATGCGATCGCGCTCGCGCCCTTCACCGACAACATCGCCTATCTGGAAGACGGCGACTGGGCTGTCGTCACGCGCGAAGGCGTCACCATTCATGGGCGCGACGGTGCCGTGGTGGAGCGCGGCGTCGTCAAGTCTGCGGCCACCGGGCTCATCGTGGACAAGGGCAATTTCCGCCACTTCATGGCCAAGGAAATTCACGAACAGCCGGAGGTCGTCGGCCATACGCTAGCGCACTATTTGGATCTTGCGTCCAATCAGGTCGCGCTGCCGGACTTGCCCTTCGACTTCGCCAGTATCAGCCGGATGTCACTGTCGGCCTGCGGTACCGCCTACTATGCGTGCTTGGTGGCAAAGTATTGGTTCGAGCGCTGGGCGAAGCTGCCGGTCGATGTCGATATCGCCTCGGAGTTCCGCTACCGCGAGATCGCGATGGACCCAGGCGGCGCCGCGCTGTTCGTGTCCCAATCAGGCGAGACGGCCGATACGCTGGCCTCGCTCCGCTACTGCCGGGAGCAGGACCAGCATGTCCTGTCCGTGGTCAATGTGCGCGAGTCCTCGATCGCACGCGAATCGGACGGAGTGCTGCCGACGCTCGGCGGCCCCGAGATCGGCGTGGCCTCGACGAAAGCCTTCACCTGTCAATTGACCGTCCTCGCATGCTTGGCGATCGCGGCGGGCAAGGCGCGGGGCACGATCGGCCCGGAGCTCGAGGCCGAACTCGTCGAGGCGCTGGTGGAGGTGCCCCGGCACATGGCGGAGGTCCTTCGCGACGAGTCGCCCTACGAGGAATTGGCCCATAGCCTGTCGAAGGCGCGGGACGTGCTTTATCTCGGCCGCGGCACAAGCTACCCGATCGCGCTCGAGGGCGCGCTCAAGCTCAAGGAGATTTCGTACATCCACGCCGAAGGCTACGCCGCGGGTGAACTCAAGCACGGCCCGATCGCCCTGATCGACGAGAGCGTGCCGGTCATCGTGATCGCGCCGCGCGACGAGCTTTTCGACAAGACCGTCTCCAACATGCAGGAAGTCGCGGCGCGGGAGGGCAAGATCGTCCTCGTCAGCGATGCGGATCCCGCCAGCGCCGGCTGCGCGGTACAAACCACGCTGGCGGTCCCGACCGTTCACCCTTTCGTATCGCCGTTGGTCTATGCTGTTCCGGTTCAATTGATCGCGTATTACACGGCGGTCTTCATGGGTACCGATGTGGATCAGCCCCGAAATCTCGCAAAGTCTGTCACGGTCGAGTAG
- a CDS encoding DUF3311 domain-containing protein: protein MSIKAKHGSPWRYWPRLLLIIPFALVAWVPLYNRIEPTLFGIPFFYWYQLAAIIVGALVVMAVYYLDRRETFAAEQAGDKTKSGTDAGRGGRP from the coding sequence ATGAGCATAAAGGCGAAGCACGGCTCTCCGTGGCGATATTGGCCGCGGCTGCTGTTGATCATTCCATTCGCGCTCGTCGCCTGGGTTCCCCTTTACAACCGCATCGAACCCACTCTCTTCGGTATTCCATTCTTCTACTGGTATCAGCTGGCCGCCATCATCGTGGGCGCCTTGGTGGTGATGGCCGTCTACTACCTCGACCGGCGTGAGACGTTCGCGGCGGAGCAGGCCGGCGATAAGACGAAATCCGGTACGGACGCGGGACGCGGAGGGCGCCCGTGA